The Rhodothermales bacterium genomic interval TACGCAAAGGCTCCGCTTTGCGTCTAAAGGGATAAGGGGCCGTCCGTCACGGATGCCCGACATTCCATGGTCCGAGTTATGGCAAGAGGATATGTTTATCTATTGGCGAGCAAACCCCATGGCACGCTGTATCTCGGTGCGACGAACAATCTCGCAAGACGGATTTCCCAACATCGATCTCCGTTGAATGCCGGCTTCTCGGCACGATACCACGTGCACAACCTGGTCTGGTACGAGGAGTTTGACGATTTTCGCGATGCCATTGACCGTGAAAAACAGCTCAAAAAGTGGTATCGCAGGTGGAAAATTGACCTGATTGTACAGGTAAACCCACGCTGGATCGACCTGTCGAAGGACTTATTGTAGGGCCGAACGAGGAAGCCTCCTACAGCTTCTTCATACCCCTCCCAGCCCGTCTTACCCATCGTGATTGGGTACCCATACGAGTCCGCCGGCTGGTGATGCCTCCCTACTCGCGCACGAGGCCACTTTCTGCTTACTTCAGCACCTGCTTGGATTCCCGCGTGCGCGGGAAGGACGAGGAGGGTATATCAGACTACCCCACCGAACTCACGACATACCCGCCCGACTTCTGGTCGCGCTCCAGCTTGACGATGTTGTACTTGGCGGCTTCCTCCAGCAGCTCGCTGAAGGTGCGATAGCCATAGTGGGACTCGGTGAACCCCGGTTTTCGCCTCTTGAGGGTCTGTTTGATCATCGACCCCCAGATCTTTTCCTGCTCGCCGCGCTCCTCGACCAGCGCATCGTACGTCTCCAGGAGGAGGTCCATCGCTTCCTGCT includes:
- a CDS encoding GIY-YIG nuclease family protein, translated to MARGYVYLLASKPHGTLYLGATNNLARRISQHRSPLNAGFSARYHVHNLVWYEEFDDFRDAIDREKQLKKWYRRWKIDLIVQVNPRWIDLSKDLL